A genome region from Oncorhynchus keta strain PuntledgeMale-10-30-2019 unplaced genomic scaffold, Oket_V2 Un_contig_2290_pilon_pilon, whole genome shotgun sequence includes the following:
- the LOC127921641 gene encoding transforming acidic coiled-coil-containing protein 3-like: protein MGCSPAHGQTGMLSRQLVDGMLSLYGMLSPPELSVDGMLSQLSVDGMLSSTALAQLSVILGKYSVPPQLSVILGVPPTQVHQYSGLGCIDVSPVLEPLAFVLPKRETVTPVGEDLSVELDGLTTADLPPILPVDNLGLPVPEPIAGPEPIEEDPMVSSTISTEFVSETGLTSDPELEAILNDPNPVLDDAERPRADGHREVQEDPELEAILNPPKPVLTDPEHNPVLEPVLTAPEHNPVPELDSEPSEPEVNPEVAESYPQECWQGKLPIALN, encoded by the exons atgggatgctctccaGCACACGGTCAGactgggatgctctctagacagctggtagatgggatgctctctctatACGGGATGCTCTCCCCTCCAGAGCTctcggtagatgggatgctctcacAGCTctcggtagatgggatgctctctagcaCAGCTctcg CACAGCTCTCTGTCATACTGGGTAAATACTCTGTCCCCCCACAGCTCTCTGTCATACTGG GTGTCCCTCCAACTCAAGTCCACCAGTACAGCGGTCTGGGTTGTATCGATGTGAGTCCAGTCCTGGAGCCTCTGGCGTTTGTTCTTCCCAAGAGGGAGACGGTGACTCCGGTGGGAGAGGACCTCAGTGTTGAGCTGGACGGTCTCACCACAGCTGATCTTCCACCAATACTTCCTGTTGACAACCTGGGACTTCCTGTTCCTGAACCAATAGCAGGCCCGGAACCTATTGAGGAGGATCCCATGGTCTCATCCACCATATCTACTGAGTTTGTTTCCGAGACaggtctgacctctgaccctgaacTGGAAGCCATTTTGAATGACCCGAACCCTGTACTGGACGACGCAGAGAGACCAAGGGCTGACGGCCACCGTGAAGTACAGGAAGACCCTGAGTTGGAGGCCATACTGAATCCCCCAAAGCCTGTACTGACTGACCCAGAACATAACCCAGTCCTAGAGCCTGTACTGACCGCCCCAGAACATAACCCAGTCCCAGAGCTAGACAGTGAGCCATCAGAGCCTGAGGTAAACCCAGAGGTAGCAGAGAGTTACCCTCAGGAGTGTTGGCAAGGTAAACTACCAATAGCCTTGA